The window AAGCGTCTGAGGGAGCTGGCTGAGCTTTACCCGGTCTATGGATATTCGGAGAATGCACCAGGTGCTGCTCCGCGAAGGGATGGTGGTCAACAAGAAGAAAATCCAGCGTGTGTGGAGGGAGTTAGGTTCTCTTCGTTCCCAGAAGGTCTCCCCACGCCAGATTCGCACTGGATCGACCTTGCCTGAGGCTGGTTTAAGACCCAATGAGGTGTGGTCCTAAGACTTCATTTTTGATCGTACGGTGAGGGGGGAAACCCTGAAATTCCTGGTGTTCATCGACGAGTTTACCCGCGAAT of the Deinococcus misasensis DSM 22328 genome contains:
- a CDS encoding IS3 family transposase is translated as MDIRRMHQVLLREGMVVNKKKIQRVWRELGSLRSQKVSPRQIRTGSTLPEAGLRPNEVWS